From Pseudomonas vanderleydeniana, the proteins below share one genomic window:
- the cyoD gene encoding cytochrome o ubiquinol oxidase subunit IV, with protein sequence MYTQSSINSSAGSTHGSKQYYLIGFVLSLVLTIIPFGLVMFPTLPRQITAWAVILSAVVQVFVHLKYFLHLDTATEQRWNLIAFVFSLIIILLLVGLSLWIMESIHINMLAH encoded by the coding sequence CAGCTGGATCGACCCATGGCAGCAAGCAGTACTACCTGATCGGGTTTGTCCTTTCCCTGGTCCTGACGATCATTCCTTTTGGGCTGGTCATGTTCCCCACGTTACCGCGCCAGATCACCGCGTGGGCGGTGATTCTGAGTGCGGTCGTACAGGTGTTTGTTCACCTGAAGTATTTCCTGCACCTGGACACCGCCACCGAGCAGCGCTGGAACCTGATTGCCTTCGTGTTTTCACTGATCATCATCCTGCTGCTGGTGGGGCTGTCGCTATGGATCATGGAAAGCATCCATATCAACATGTTGGCACACTGA